ATTGAGCAAGCCAACCGCTGCGACAGCGAAGAAGATCAGGCCTATCGCGACAAAACCGGCTACGAAATCCCGGAAGATTTGCAATTCAAGCAAGATCGGTTGGCTAAAATCCAAGCGGCGAAACAAGCCCTCGAAGCGCGCGAAGCCCAGCTCAACCCCGGCAAAGCCATCGACGACGGCAAGCAAATCAGTTTTGCCGATACCGAAGCGCGGATTATGGGCAAGAAAGGCGCGTTCGAGTACAGCTATAACGGGCAAATCAGTGTCGATGCCGATCATCAAATCATCGTCGGCCAGCACATTAGCCAGCATGCCAACGATAAGCAAGAGGTCGAACCGGCCCTGCAGGCACTACAAGAGACGACAGATCAGATGCCGGATCGAATCAGCCTGGACAACGGTTATTTCTCGGGCAACAACTTGCAAGTCCTTGAGCAACAGCCCGTGGATGCCTATGTAGCCACCGACAAAGGCGAAAAACCCCCTAAAACGCCGTTGGGCGATTCGGAACGAAAGCTGGTCAAGGCTGATTTCATCTACGATGAAGCCACCAACACCTTTACCTGTCCCGGCGGACAAACCTTAACCCAAATCAGCGAATCCAAAGACGGCAGCCGGGTTTACCAGGGTCGTGCCGACGCGTGCGCCGAGTGCCTCTTCAAACCGCGCTGCTGCCAATCCGAAAAAGACCAAGCCCGCACCCTCAGCACCGACGACAAAGAGGTCTTGCGCCAAAACATGAACCGCAAAATGCAGACACCCGCCGCCCAAGCGACTTACAAGCAACGCAAAGTCATCGTTGAGCCGGTGTTTGGGCAGATCAAAAACAGTGGGTTTCGTGGCTTCAGTGTGCGGGGCAAAGAAAAAGTCGCCGGAGAATTTTCAATCGTCTGTGCCGCCCACAACTTCAAAAAAATCGCCAAAGCCATTGTGACGGGATTCATCCGTCCGGAATTTGGAAATAGCGCCACTCAGCCAACAATATGAAGAAAAAACATCCGAAATAGCAAGCGGTAGTGCCTAAATTGCCTTAAATCATGTCAACTTGAAGCCGAGCTGCCGGAAAAACTTTAAATTCTTCCGACACTTTTACTTCGGCTTGTTCGGGAGTCGTGTTCTCGGACAGCCTCCTAGTGAATCAAGCTTTACGGGAATACTTGAAAACCCATGCCTGGCAGGTCGAGAAAATCACCCAAGGTATAGCGGCCGCCGACCGTGGTGAACTGGTCGATCATGACGATGTCATGCGTGAAATGGAAGAACTGATCGAACAAAAAGCCAAGGGTAGGGCGTGAAACTCGTCTGGACCGAACCCGCCCGGCAAGATTTACGCGAAATCTTCACCTACATCGCCGAAGAAAATCCCAACGCGGCCCGCAGACTCTTAGCCGAAATCAAGGAACGAGCCATCTTGCTGCAAGACAATCCTCAAATTGGCCGCGTCGATGGAACGAGAGAGCTGGTCATTACCGGCACGCAATACAATTTGCCCTATCGATTGAAAGAACAGC
This sequence is a window from Methylomonas methanica MC09. Protein-coding genes within it:
- a CDS encoding IS1182 family transposase, which gives rise to MTIPFKSRPVEFHQHQLFPSNIFDLLSQDHECYLYAELFEQLDTARVESLYSIKGQHAYHPRLIVSILIYAYSRGVFSSRQIERRCREDLSFMFIAQMNCPNFRVLSDFRKNHGPFFQDCFKQTVKLAMELKLASLGHISLDGSKFKADTSKHKAMSYGRLKEKEQALCAEINALIEQANRCDSEEDQAYRDKTGYEIPEDLQFKQDRLAKIQAAKQALEAREAQLNPGKAIDDGKQISFADTEARIMGKKGAFEYSYNGQISVDADHQIIVGQHISQHANDKQEVEPALQALQETTDQMPDRISLDNGYFSGNNLQVLEQQPVDAYVATDKGEKPPKTPLGDSERKLVKADFIYDEATNTFTCPGGQTLTQISESKDGSRVYQGRADACAECLFKPRCCQSEKDQARTLSTDDKEVLRQNMNRKMQTPAAQATYKQRKVIVEPVFGQIKNSGFRGFSVRGKEKVAGEFSIVCAAHNFKKIAKAIVTGFIRPEFGNSATQPTI
- a CDS encoding CopG family ribbon-helix-helix protein → MNQALREYLKTHAWQVEKITQGIAAADRGELVDHDDVMREMEELIEQKAKGRA
- a CDS encoding type II toxin-antitoxin system RelE/ParE family toxin, with the protein product MKLVWTEPARQDLREIFTYIAEENPNAARRLLAEIKERAILLQDNPQIGRVDGTRELVITGTQYNLPYRLKEQQIQILAVFHGARLWPDNF